From a single Sphingobium lignivorans genomic region:
- a CDS encoding RluA family pseudouridine synthase: protein MTEGVVSFSAEITPALAGVRLDRALATLVPTLSRERVKALILAGHVRGPGGRPVSDPALKVKADTAFALAVPEAAPAEAQPQKIALVIPYEDEHLIVIDKPAGMVVHPAAGNPDGTLVNALLHHCAGRLSGIGGVARPGIVHRIDKDTSGLLVVAKSDVAHEGLARQFKDHSIERRYLALVNGVPAPAAGTVDQWIGRSDADRKKMAVQRAGRGKHAVTHYRTLQKLDRAALIECRLETGRTHQVRVHMAHIGHPLLGDPVYSRGGPHKALLGELGFRRQALHAAFLGFVHPVTRKAVQFDSPITDDMQQLFSHLRV from the coding sequence ATGACAGAGGGGGTTGTCAGCTTTTCGGCGGAGATCACGCCGGCGCTTGCCGGTGTGCGGCTTGACCGTGCGCTCGCGACGCTGGTGCCCACCCTCTCGCGCGAGCGAGTGAAGGCGCTCATTCTCGCCGGCCATGTGCGCGGCCCCGGCGGACGGCCGGTCAGCGATCCCGCGCTCAAGGTGAAGGCGGATACGGCCTTCGCGCTCGCGGTGCCCGAGGCCGCCCCGGCCGAGGCGCAGCCCCAGAAGATCGCGCTCGTCATCCCCTATGAGGACGAGCATCTCATCGTCATCGACAAGCCCGCCGGCATGGTCGTGCATCCCGCCGCCGGCAATCCGGACGGCACGCTGGTCAATGCGCTGCTGCATCATTGCGCGGGGCGCCTGTCCGGCATCGGCGGCGTCGCCCGCCCGGGCATCGTCCATCGCATCGACAAGGATACGTCCGGGCTGCTGGTGGTCGCGAAGAGCGATGTCGCGCATGAGGGACTGGCCCGCCAGTTCAAGGACCACAGCATCGAGCGGCGCTATCTTGCGCTGGTGAACGGCGTGCCCGCGCCTGCCGCCGGCACGGTGGACCAGTGGATCGGCCGCTCGGATGCCGACCGCAAGAAGATGGCCGTGCAGCGCGCCGGGCGCGGCAAGCACGCGGTCACGCATTATCGCACGCTGCAGAAGCTGGATCGCGCGGCGCTGATCGAGTGCCGGCTGGAGACCGGCCGCACCCATCAGGTGCGCGTCCACATGGCGCATATCGGCCATCCGCTGCTGGGCGACCCCGTCTATTCGCGGGGCGGCCCGCACAAGGCACTGCTCGGCGAACTCGGCTTCCGGCGGCAGGCACTTCATGCCGCCTTTCTGGGTTTTGTTCACCCGGTGACAAGAAAGGCTGTGCAGTTCGATAGTCCGATTACGGATGACATGCAGCAACTGTTCAGTCATCTTCGCGTATAG
- a CDS encoding AsmA family protein: MSGSFPSGSAANLPMPAQGLPEDVGAGYSHQPDSPPALAGKRRRGLVWAALAVPAIGWTALYAGAATPLKGALAREASAALNREVSIGGPVRILLTPLSVTISAADVRIANPAWARSETLLDVRALTARFATFDFLIGRAVPRALALRGGTLDLERSADGKAMSWADGQRETVYDLTAIRRFDADGVTLRYHDPARDAQARIALSAAGPGLIAMAGGGTVADERFAMRGTLETSESGDAAIDLNARMQGLSLALSGTAERPSALATARLQARAEGANFARLADLAGIALPSMPGYALSGQLSHAPQGWLFSRIEGRIGRTDISGKLTLDKRGARPRIVGRLASRRLDLADARALFGLHDAPLVEADSFGPLAPTRARLMPDASLSPEALGQVDAVVDYSAAGIIGTTQAPRHLAMRLALVGGILQLSPASVDMAGGFISSDLLVDARTSPALVRADIRLSPTPMGRLLDDWGIAPAGTTVMAKGRVELTGRGMTLREALGQANGRMALVIPGGEMRTRRASASALDMATLSEAMFRDEAQQATDVNCGLIAFTVRNGLASADPILIDTGGHVLSGSGFLDLRDESLNLRLQADGKRLAFFSRPHPLRIAGTLADPLVAREPIAWSSPASFLGFTFPLPNLRAMFGFVDPDQARAPACGPLLRAAPAAAQRDREDTGQLALNNGPATRPMGRARR, translated from the coding sequence ATGAGCGGTTCGTTCCCGTCCGGTTCCGCCGCGAACCTCCCCATGCCCGCGCAGGGACTGCCCGAGGATGTCGGGGCCGGCTATTCACATCAGCCCGATTCTCCACCGGCGCTCGCGGGCAAGCGCCGTCGCGGGCTGGTCTGGGCCGCCCTCGCCGTGCCCGCGATTGGCTGGACCGCGCTTTATGCCGGCGCGGCGACGCCGCTCAAGGGCGCGCTGGCGCGTGAGGCGAGCGCGGCGCTCAACCGCGAGGTGTCGATCGGCGGCCCGGTCCGTATCCTGCTCACGCCCCTCTCCGTCACCATCTCGGCCGCTGACGTGCGGATCGCCAATCCCGCATGGGCGCGCAGCGAGACGCTGCTCGATGTGCGCGCTCTCACGGCCCGCTTCGCGACCTTCGATTTCCTCATCGGCCGCGCAGTGCCCCGCGCGCTCGCGCTGCGCGGCGGAACGCTCGACCTCGAGCGCTCAGCCGACGGCAAGGCAATGAGCTGGGCGGACGGCCAGCGCGAGACAGTATACGATCTGACCGCGATCCGCCGCTTCGACGCGGACGGCGTGACGCTGCGTTATCACGACCCCGCCAGAGACGCGCAGGCACGGATCGCTCTTTCCGCCGCCGGGCCGGGCCTGATCGCGATGGCGGGCGGCGGCACCGTCGCGGACGAGCGCTTCGCCATGCGGGGCACGCTGGAAACATCCGAGAGCGGCGACGCCGCCATCGATCTCAATGCCCGCATGCAGGGCCTCTCGCTGGCCCTGAGCGGGACGGCGGAGCGGCCCTCCGCCCTCGCAACCGCGCGCCTTCAGGCCCGGGCGGAAGGCGCCAACTTCGCGCGCCTTGCCGATCTTGCCGGCATCGCCTTGCCCTCCATGCCCGGTTATGCGCTGAGCGGGCAGCTCAGCCATGCGCCGCAAGGCTGGCTCTTCAGCCGGATCGAAGGCCGGATCGGGCGGACCGATATCAGCGGCAAGCTCACGCTGGACAAGCGCGGCGCACGGCCGCGCATCGTCGGGCGCCTCGCTTCCCGGCGGCTCGATCTGGCGGATGCCCGCGCTCTGTTCGGCCTGCACGATGCGCCGCTCGTCGAGGCGGATTCGTTCGGCCCCCTCGCCCCGACGCGCGCGCGGCTGATGCCGGATGCCAGCCTCTCGCCCGAAGCGCTCGGTCAGGTGGATGCGGTCGTGGACTATAGCGCCGCCGGCATCATCGGCACCACGCAGGCACCCCGCCACCTCGCCATGCGGCTGGCGCTGGTGGGCGGCATCCTGCAGCTTTCCCCCGCCAGCGTCGACATGGCCGGCGGCTTCATCTCGTCCGACCTGCTGGTCGACGCCCGCACCAGCCCGGCGCTGGTCCGCGCCGACATCCGCCTCTCGCCCACCCCGATGGGCCGGCTGCTGGACGATTGGGGCATCGCGCCTGCCGGAACGACCGTGATGGCCAAGGGCCGTGTTGAACTCACGGGGCGCGGCATGACATTGCGCGAGGCGCTCGGGCAAGCGAACGGTCGCATGGCGCTCGTCATTCCGGGCGGGGAGATGCGTACCCGGCGCGCCAGTGCCTCCGCGCTCGACATGGCGACGCTGAGCGAGGCCATGTTCCGCGACGAGGCGCAGCAGGCGACGGACGTCAATTGCGGCCTCATCGCCTTCACCGTGCGCAACGGGCTGGCGAGCGCCGACCCCATCCTCATCGATACCGGCGGGCATGTGCTGTCCGGCAGCGGCTTCCTCGATCTGCGCGACGAATCCCTTAACCTGCGCCTGCAGGCGGACGGCAAGCGCCTCGCCTTCTTCAGTCGCCCCCACCCGCTGCGCATCGCCGGCACGCTGGCGGACCCACTCGTCGCACGCGAGCCGATCGCCTGGTCCAGCCCGGCCAGCTTCCTCGGCTTCACTTTCCCCCTGCCCAATCTGCGCGCGATGTTCGGCTTCGTCGATCCCGATCAGGCCCGGGCGCCCGCCTGTGGCCCACTGTTGCGCGCCGCGCCGGCGGCCGCGCAACGCGACCGGGAGGACACCGGCCAGCTCGCCCTCAACAACGGACCCGCGACACGGCCCATGGGACGAGCGCGGCGGTAG
- the crcB gene encoding fluoride efflux transporter CrcB, with the protein MVNMFLVMAGGAIGAGLRYQLGRGALRLLGPGWPWGTLAANVLGGLAMGVLVGWLAARSAPGAEPIRLFVAVGILGGFTTFSAFSLETILMVERGAWLSALAYVLVSVLAAASALALGLMTMRTVAS; encoded by the coding sequence ATGGTGAACATGTTCCTCGTCATGGCGGGCGGCGCGATCGGCGCCGGGCTGCGCTATCAACTCGGCCGGGGCGCCCTGCGCCTGCTGGGTCCCGGCTGGCCGTGGGGAACGCTGGCGGCCAATGTGCTGGGCGGTCTGGCCATGGGTGTGCTGGTCGGCTGGCTCGCTGCCCGTTCAGCGCCCGGGGCGGAGCCGATCCGCCTGTTCGTCGCCGTGGGCATCCTCGGCGGCTTCACGACTTTCTCGGCCTTCAGCCTGGAGACGATCCTCATGGTCGAGCGGGGCGCGTGGCTTTCCGCGCTGGCTTATGTGCTGGTGTCCGTGCTGGCGGCCGCGAGCGCGCTGGCGCTGGGGCTGATGACGATGCGGACGGTGGCGTCATGA
- a CDS encoding RluA family pseudouridine synthase has product MSRGKAGDPAAVRQFTVAADDDGIRLDRWFKRHMPDVTFATVSRWARTGQLRVNGARATPGDRIEEGQVLRVPPLEAAPDQKAGRTPRARPVLSEDQMAFAESLVIHRDAQALVINKPPGLATQGGTKTHEHVDGLLDALMFERDDRPRLVHRLDKDTSGALLLARTARAAAQFAKSFSSRTARKVYWAIVMGVPDVADGVIDLPLAKQPGTGGEKMHVDEENGMPARSRYRIIERAGNRAAWVELQPYTGRTHQLRVHMAAIGHPIVGDGKYGGKDAFLSGSISRKMHLHARRIRIDHPDGSPLDVRADPPAHFAETLASLGFDVAEGDLPLEVDSQPSVFEKKAAEKRAASQHAKDMRKARRGERRSRAGGGAPGGKPGGGKPGGGRPGGSKPGTGKPAAGRPVAGKSGGKSAADGRASAGKVRPRTTGAPAPGSHGKKR; this is encoded by the coding sequence ATGAGCCGGGGCAAGGCAGGCGATCCGGCGGCCGTGCGCCAGTTCACCGTCGCTGCGGATGACGATGGCATTCGCCTCGACCGCTGGTTCAAGCGGCATATGCCCGATGTGACTTTCGCCACGGTCTCGCGCTGGGCGCGGACCGGCCAGTTGCGCGTGAACGGCGCGCGCGCCACGCCGGGCGACCGGATCGAGGAAGGGCAAGTGCTGCGCGTGCCGCCGCTCGAGGCCGCGCCAGACCAGAAGGCCGGCCGGACGCCGCGTGCCCGGCCGGTGCTGAGCGAGGACCAGATGGCGTTCGCCGAGAGCCTCGTCATCCACCGCGACGCGCAGGCGCTCGTCATCAACAAGCCGCCCGGCCTCGCCACGCAGGGCGGCACCAAGACGCATGAGCATGTCGATGGGCTTCTCGACGCGCTGATGTTCGAGCGGGACGACCGGCCGCGCCTCGTCCACCGGCTGGACAAGGACACCAGCGGCGCGCTGCTCTTGGCGCGCACGGCGCGCGCCGCCGCGCAGTTCGCGAAATCCTTTTCCTCGCGGACCGCGCGCAAGGTCTACTGGGCGATCGTGATGGGCGTGCCCGACGTCGCGGACGGCGTCATCGACCTGCCTCTCGCCAAGCAGCCGGGCACCGGCGGCGAGAAGATGCATGTCGATGAGGAGAACGGCATGCCCGCGCGCAGCCGCTATCGCATCATCGAGCGGGCGGGCAATCGCGCCGCCTGGGTCGAGCTCCAGCCCTATACCGGGCGCACGCACCAGCTGCGCGTCCACATGGCGGCGATCGGCCATCCCATTGTGGGCGACGGGAAATATGGCGGCAAGGATGCGTTCCTGAGCGGTTCGATCAGCCGCAAGATGCATCTGCATGCCCGCCGCATCCGCATCGATCATCCCGACGGCTCGCCGCTGGACGTGCGGGCGGACCCGCCCGCCCATTTCGCCGAGACGCTCGCGAGCCTGGGCTTCGACGTCGCCGAGGGCGACCTGCCACTCGAAGTGGACAGCCAGCCGAGCGTGTTCGAAAAGAAGGCCGCGGAAAAGCGTGCCGCCAGCCAGCATGCCAAGGATATGCGCAAGGCCCGGCGCGGCGAGCGGCGCTCGCGCGCCGGTGGGGGCGCCCCGGGTGGCAAGCCGGGTGGTGGCAAGCCCGGCGGTGGTCGACCCGGGGGGAGCAAGCCGGGCACGGGCAAGCCGGCGGCCGGCCGACCGGTGGCTGGCAAATCCGGTGGCAAGTCCGCCGCGGATGGCCGCGCATCAGCAGGGAAAGTCCGGCCCCGGACCACGGGCGCACCGGCCCCGGGTTCACACGGGAAGAAGCGCTGA
- a CDS encoding M67 family metallopeptidase produces MSLAISTTLLDRIRAHARTDAPRECCGLLLGTGSDVHAIVPAGNVADAPLHRFEIDPIALLRAHRAAREGGPAIIGHYHSHPGGAPIPSLVDAAMAEGRGEFWLIAGADGAIKAWRALPSGSVHGCFEPVELNPLP; encoded by the coding sequence ATGAGCCTTGCCATTTCAACCACGCTTCTCGACCGGATTCGCGCCCATGCGCGCACCGACGCGCCGCGCGAATGCTGCGGCCTGCTGCTCGGCACGGGCAGCGACGTGCATGCGATCGTGCCCGCCGGGAACGTCGCGGACGCGCCCCTCCATCGCTTCGAGATCGACCCGATCGCGCTGCTGCGCGCGCATCGCGCGGCGCGCGAAGGGGGGCCCGCCATCATCGGCCATTATCATTCGCATCCGGGCGGCGCGCCCATTCCCTCGCTTGTGGACGCCGCCATGGCGGAAGGGCGGGGGGAATTCTGGCTGATCGCGGGCGCGGATGGCGCGATCAAGGCATGGCGCGCCCTGCCTTCGGGCAGTGTCCACGGGTGCTTCGAACCCGTCGAACTGAACCCCCTGCCCTAA
- the rpoH gene encoding RNA polymerase sigma factor RpoH yields the protein MSNGSNVPATIPALGSDASLNRYLAEIRKFPVLKPEEEYMLAKRYQEHGDPEAAARLVTSHLRLVAKIAMGYRGYGLPVSELISEGNIGLMQGVKKFEPDRGFRLATYAMWWIRASIQEFILRSWSLVKIGTTAAQKKLFFNLRRMKNQIEAFEDGDLRPEDVTKIATDLGVSEDDVISMNRRMAMGGDTSLNVSMNEDGEGQWQDWLADERPLQDERIADAQESNVRHDMLLAAMDDLNDRERHILQERRLAEEPKTLEELSQVYGVSRERVRQIEVRAFEKLQRAMMRIAGEKRLIPA from the coding sequence GTGAGTAATGGCAGCAATGTCCCCGCGACAATTCCGGCGCTTGGCAGCGATGCCAGCCTGAACCGCTATCTGGCGGAAATCCGGAAGTTCCCGGTGCTCAAGCCCGAGGAAGAATATATGCTCGCCAAGCGCTACCAGGAGCATGGCGATCCGGAAGCCGCCGCCCGGCTGGTGACCAGCCATCTGCGCCTCGTGGCGAAGATCGCGATGGGCTATCGCGGCTATGGCCTGCCGGTCAGCGAGCTGATCTCCGAGGGCAATATCGGCCTCATGCAGGGCGTGAAGAAATTCGAGCCCGACCGGGGCTTCCGCCTCGCGACCTATGCGATGTGGTGGATCCGCGCCTCCATACAGGAATTCATCCTGCGCTCGTGGAGCCTCGTGAAGATCGGCACGACGGCCGCGCAGAAGAAGCTCTTCTTCAACCTGCGCCGCATGAAGAACCAGATCGAGGCCTTCGAGGACGGCGACCTGCGCCCCGAGGACGTCACCAAGATCGCGACCGACCTCGGCGTGTCCGAGGACGACGTCATCTCGATGAACCGCCGCATGGCGATGGGCGGCGACACCTCGCTCAACGTCTCGATGAACGAGGATGGCGAGGGCCAGTGGCAGGACTGGCTGGCCGACGAGCGTCCGCTGCAGGACGAGCGCATCGCGGACGCGCAGGAAAGCAATGTGCGCCACGACATGCTGCTGGCGGCCATGGACGACCTCAATGATCGCGAGCGGCACATCCTCCAGGAGCGTCGCCTTGCGGAGGAGCCCAAGACGCTTGAGGAGCTCTCGCAGGTCTATGGCGTCTCGCGCGAGCGGGTCCGCCAGATCGAGGTGCGCGCCTTCGAGAAGCTGCAGCGCGCGATGATGCGCATCGCTGGCGAGAAGCGGCTTATTCCCGCCTGA